The bacterium genome contains a region encoding:
- a CDS encoding tRNA-(ms[2]io[6]A)-hydroxylase, whose translation MITLRAASSPAWLSAVLADFDAFLLDHAAAERKASAVALSLITHYPDCQRLVAAMMDLAREELEHFYQVYLRVAERGLVLGSDTKDPYVGALRAEIRSGRDDYFLDRLLVSGIVEARGCERFGLIAEALTDPPLQGFYREITASEARHDALFIELANEYFPRASVEERLEALVIAEAKILQGLAIRPALH comes from the coding sequence ATGATCACCCTGCGAGCCGCGTCATCGCCGGCCTGGCTCAGCGCGGTCCTGGCGGACTTCGATGCGTTCCTGCTCGACCACGCAGCAGCCGAACGCAAGGCGTCGGCGGTAGCCCTCTCTTTGATCACCCACTATCCGGATTGCCAACGGCTGGTGGCAGCGATGATGGATCTGGCGCGTGAGGAACTCGAGCACTTCTACCAGGTCTATCTACGGGTCGCGGAGCGCGGACTCGTCCTGGGAAGCGACACCAAGGATCCCTACGTCGGGGCGTTGCGAGCGGAGATTCGCAGTGGACGGGACGACTACTTCCTCGACCGACTCCTGGTGAGCGGAATCGTCGAAGCGCGAGGATGCGAACGCTTCGGCCTGATCGCGGAGGCGCTGACAGATCCGCCACTGCAAGGTTTCTATCGCGAGATCACCGCGTCGGAGGCCAGGCACGATGCTCTCTTCATCGAGCTGGCAAACGAGTATTTCCCCCGGGCCTCCGTCGAAGAACGTCTGGAAGCACTGGTGATCGCGGAAGCAAAGATCCTCCAAGGCCTGGCGATTCGGCCCGCGCTCCACTGA